In the Anastrepha obliqua isolate idAnaObli1 chromosome 1, idAnaObli1_1.0, whole genome shotgun sequence genome, one interval contains:
- the LOC129251915 gene encoding ras-related protein Rab-13: protein MALDFVATYKVLVLGDSNVGKTCIVHRYCDEKYYDTYISTIGIDFKQKLINLDGVPIKLQIWDTAGQERFRTLTTAYYRGAMGILLMYDVTNLESYNNLSYWLRNIQENASPDVVKVLVGNKCECSATQRAVDKERGEKIAENFDMPFFEVSCKCNINIEEAFLALARKIREQRERRGDNFDNDEKTQDKKSPGSNGLGTFSLASLSEGNRCSC, encoded by the exons ATGGCTTTGGACTTTGTTGCAACCTATAAAGTTCTGGTGCTCGGTGACTCGAATGTGGGCAAAACTTGTATTGTCCATAGGTATTGTGATGAGAAATACTacgatacatacatatctactatAG GTATCGACTTTAAACAGAAGCTTATCAATTTGGATGGAGTACCAATAAAGCTACAAATTTGGGACACAGCTGGGCAAGAAAGATTTCGTACCCTAACCACAGCCTACTATCGAGGAGCGATGGGCATTCTACTGATGTACGATGTGACGAATTTGGAGAGCTACAATAACTTGTCATATTGGTTGCGAAACATTCAAGAG AACGCGTCACCGGATGTTGTCAAAGTCTTAGTGGGCAACAAATGCGAATGTTCGGCTACGCAGCGAGCGGTTGATAAAGAGAGAGGTGAAAAA attgctgaaaattttgatatgcccTTCTTTGAAGTCTCCTGCAAATGCAACATAAACATCGAGGAGGCGTTTCTGGCATTAGCACGAAAAATTCGGGAGCAACGTGAACGCCGG GGAGATAATTTCGATAACGACGAAAAGACACAAGACAAGAAATCGCCTGGTTCGAACGGACTCGGCACATTCAGTTTGGCCAGCTTGTCCGAAGGCAATCGTTGTTCCTGCTAA